The proteins below come from a single Mustela nigripes isolate SB6536 chromosome 14, MUSNIG.SB6536, whole genome shotgun sequence genomic window:
- the ENSA gene encoding alpha-endosulfine isoform X2 yields MSQKQEEENPAEETGEEKQDTQEKEGILPERAEEAKLKAKYPSLGQKPGGSDFLMKRLQKGQKYFDSGDYNMAKAKMKNKQLPSAGPDKNLVTVAKLNDVARGSARS; encoded by the exons ATGTCCCAGAAACAAGAAGAGGAGAACCCTGCGGAGGAGACCGGCGAGGAGAAGCAG GACACACAGGAGAAAGAAGGTATTCTCCCTGAGAGAGCCGAGGAGGCAAAGCTAAAGGCCAAATATCCAAGCCTAGGACAAAAGCCTGGAGGCTCAGACTTCCTCATGAAGAGACTCCAGAAAGGG CAAAAGTACTTTGACTCAGGAGACTACAACATGGCCAAAGCCAAGATGAAGAATAAGCAGCTGCCAAGTGCAGGACCAGACAAGAACCTCGTGACTG TGGCCAAGTTGAATGATGTTGCTCGGGGCTCCGCCAGATCCTGA
- the ENSA gene encoding alpha-endosulfine isoform X1 has protein sequence MSQKQEEENPAEETGEEKQDTQEKEGILPERAEEAKLKAKYPSLGQKPGGSDFLMKRLQKGQKYFDSGDYNMAKAKMKNKQLPSAGPDKNLVTGDHIPTPQDLPQRKSSLVTSKLAGGQVE, from the exons ATGTCCCAGAAACAAGAAGAGGAGAACCCTGCGGAGGAGACCGGCGAGGAGAAGCAG GACACACAGGAGAAAGAAGGTATTCTCCCTGAGAGAGCCGAGGAGGCAAAGCTAAAGGCCAAATATCCAAGCCTAGGACAAAAGCCTGGAGGCTCAGACTTCCTCATGAAGAGACTCCAGAAAGGG CAAAAGTACTTTGACTCAGGAGACTACAACATGGCCAAAGCCAAGATGAAGAATAAGCAGCTGCCAAGTGCAGGACCAGACAAGAACCTCGTGACTGGTGACCACATCCCCACCCCACAGGATCTTCCCCAGAGAAAGTCCTCACTTGTCACCAGCAAGCTTGCGGG TGGCCAAGTTGAATGA